A genomic region of Methanothermobacter thermautotrophicus str. Delta H contains the following coding sequences:
- a CDS encoding AraC family transcriptional regulator → MEISEKMVEGIRVAYIECRGSYERIPEYISEVAGWVLKNGLQMTGRVYGTYYNTPEEVDEEELLYEIGVSIAGEAEADERVKIKNLPSHRVIAALHEGPYTEVGPVIHALIEYAMENGYEITGPVTEVYLNSPLEVDESELLTEVQIPVKRSE, encoded by the coding sequence ATGGAGATAAGTGAGAAGATGGTTGAAGGGATTCGTGTGGCCTACATTGAGTGCAGGGGAAGCTATGAACGTATACCGGAGTACATCTCTGAGGTTGCGGGATGGGTGCTTAAGAACGGTCTGCAGATGACAGGCCGTGTATATGGGACATACTACAACACTCCAGAGGAGGTTGATGAGGAGGAACTCCTCTACGAGATAGGTGTTTCCATTGCAGGTGAGGCCGAAGCGGATGAAAGGGTTAAGATAAAGAACCTACCATCCCACAGGGTCATTGCAGCGTTACATGAGGGACCATACACTGAGGTGGGGCCGGTTATACATGCCCTCATCGAATATGCGATGGAGAATGGCTATGAGATTACAGGGCCTGTGACAGAGGTTTACCTCAACAGTCCACTGGAAGTTGACGAATCTGAGCTCCTTACAGAGGTCCAGATCCCTGTTAAACGGTCAGAATGA
- the galE gene encoding UDP-glucose 4-epimerase GalE, translating into MILIVGGAGYIGSHVNKFLSERGYETLILDNLTRGHRDFVKWGEFIEGNLGDRRLLDRTFETHDVDAVMHFAAFTDVGESVLKPGRYYHNNVVNTINLLDSMVDHGVRDFIFSSTCAVYGNPMEIPISEEHPLNPISPYGRSKLMVEEILGDYRDAYGLNYVSLRYFNAAGADPEGEVGELHNPETHLIPIVLDVALGLRDAVRIFGTDYPTPDGTCVRDYIHVMDLADAHWRALRYLEGGESGVFNLGNGNGFSVMEVIETCREVTGASINAVEDDRRPGDPPELVGSAGRARRVLGWRPEFTELEDIIETAWNWHSRIRGGIS; encoded by the coding sequence ATGATACTAATCGTTGGCGGAGCAGGATACATCGGGTCACATGTCAATAAATTTCTATCAGAGAGGGGATACGAAACCCTCATCCTTGATAACCTCACAAGGGGCCACAGGGATTTTGTTAAGTGGGGTGAATTCATAGAGGGTAACCTGGGTGATAGGAGACTCCTTGACAGGACCTTTGAAACCCATGACGTGGATGCGGTCATGCACTTCGCAGCATTCACAGATGTCGGTGAATCGGTCCTCAAACCAGGAAGGTACTACCATAACAACGTCGTGAACACCATAAACCTCCTGGATTCCATGGTGGACCATGGCGTCAGGGACTTCATATTTTCATCCACCTGTGCAGTCTACGGGAACCCCATGGAGATACCAATAAGCGAGGAACACCCCCTCAACCCCATAAGCCCCTATGGCAGATCCAAACTCATGGTTGAGGAGATACTGGGGGACTACAGGGATGCCTATGGTCTCAACTATGTCTCGCTCCGCTACTTCAATGCAGCCGGAGCAGACCCTGAAGGAGAGGTGGGGGAGCTTCATAACCCTGAAACGCACCTCATACCCATCGTCCTGGATGTTGCCCTGGGTCTGCGGGACGCCGTGCGGATATTCGGCACAGATTACCCAACACCCGACGGAACATGTGTGAGGGACTACATCCACGTTATGGACCTGGCAGATGCCCACTGGAGGGCGCTCAGATACCTTGAGGGTGGAGAAAGCGGGGTTTTCAACCTTGGAAACGGGAACGGCTTCTCAGTCATGGAGGTTATAGAGACCTGCAGGGAGGTCACAGGTGCCAGTATAAATGCTGTTGAGGATGACAGAAGACCAGGTGATCCACCGGAACTCGTGGGCAGTGCCGGTAGGGCCAGGAGGGTCCTTGGCTGGAGGCCGGAATTCACAGAACTCGAGGATATAATAGAAACCGCATGGAACTGGCATTCAAGGATCAGAGGGGGGATCTCATGA
- a CDS encoding CPBP family intramembrane glutamic endopeptidase, whose product MERRRVLRPEDYVDRLKYLNRVADEYAESGDLKKTADTLFRIGREYHRISRTDLAIESYRNALELYREVDDPHEADVSLCMGRAYEGKGKLKRAAWFYNLAASGFRKTGDLKRESDAVLYSARILEKMGKHDEALEAYRKYNEICMKNQDKIKVLVAYSKMKELEAELREEILRYNASVLLLYLAILIIAEYSTTFISMKLGLVIHASLLFALFIHSALSKKKMKVLLAAMMILPLIRIVGLSMPLAVIKHLYWYVIIAIPLFAASAALMRTQKLGRDDVGLNLKGRKWQLAVALTGFPMGYIEYQILRPEALIPSPSVSNLLVGFLVMLIGTGLAEELLFRGILQRNAEDVMGKLPGLLYASLLFTALHVGWKSGYDLIFVFSVAMIYGLAFQRTRSISGITVSHGISNSILFLIMPFL is encoded by the coding sequence TTGGAGAGAAGAAGAGTTCTAAGACCCGAGGACTACGTTGACAGACTAAAATACCTTAACAGGGTCGCTGATGAATACGCCGAATCAGGTGATCTAAAGAAGACCGCTGACACCCTGTTCAGAATCGGGAGGGAGTACCACAGGATCAGCAGAACAGACCTTGCCATTGAGAGTTACAGGAATGCCCTAGAGCTCTACAGGGAGGTGGATGACCCCCATGAGGCTGATGTTTCACTCTGCATGGGGAGGGCCTATGAGGGTAAGGGCAAACTGAAGAGGGCCGCATGGTTCTACAACCTTGCAGCATCGGGTTTCCGTAAAACAGGGGATCTTAAAAGGGAATCAGATGCTGTACTCTACAGTGCAAGGATCCTCGAGAAGATGGGGAAACACGATGAGGCCCTTGAGGCATACAGAAAGTACAATGAGATCTGCATGAAGAACCAGGACAAAATCAAGGTCCTTGTCGCATATTCAAAGATGAAGGAACTGGAGGCAGAACTCAGGGAAGAGATTTTAAGGTACAACGCCTCCGTACTGCTCCTCTACCTTGCAATTCTCATCATCGCCGAGTATTCGACGACGTTCATAAGCATGAAACTGGGCCTCGTGATTCATGCGTCTCTCCTTTTCGCCCTCTTTATCCATTCGGCCCTATCAAAGAAGAAGATGAAGGTCCTCCTTGCCGCCATGATGATACTGCCACTCATAAGGATCGTGGGGCTTTCAATGCCCCTCGCGGTCATTAAACACCTTTACTGGTATGTTATAATAGCAATACCCCTGTTTGCTGCATCCGCTGCCCTCATGAGGACCCAGAAACTTGGAAGGGATGATGTTGGATTAAATCTTAAAGGTCGGAAGTGGCAGCTGGCTGTTGCACTTACCGGTTTTCCCATGGGTTACATCGAGTACCAGATACTCAGACCCGAAGCACTGATACCCTCGCCCTCAGTTTCAAATCTACTGGTGGGCTTTCTGGTCATGCTTATAGGGACGGGACTGGCAGAGGAGCTCCTCTTCAGGGGGATCCTTCAGAGAAATGCAGAGGACGTTATGGGAAAACTTCCAGGACTTCTGTATGCTTCACTCCTCTTCACAGCCCTTCACGTTGGCTGGAAATCCGGTTACGACCTTATATTTGTTTTCAGTGTCGCCATGATCTATGGGCTGGCTTTCCAGAGAACAAGGAGCATTTCAGGGATAACCGTATCCCACGGCATATCGAATTCCATTCTCTTCCTGATAATGCCCTTCCTCTAA
- the galU gene encoding UTP--glucose-1-phosphate uridylyltransferase GalU, which translates to MKAVIPAAGLGTRFLPATKAQPKEMLPVFDKPTIQYVVEEAVASGIDDILIITGKGKRSIEDHFDRSFELEYFLRKNNKMNYLDEVEAISDLADIYFVRQKEQKGLGDAIYCARKHIDGEDAFAVLLGDTITSSGVPCTRQLMDIYERYGASAIAVEEVPRDKVERYGIIDGEEVSEGIYSIRDMVEKPPVTEAPSNLAIMGRYVLESEIFDHIREVPPGFGGEIQLTDAMRCLEEVYGCVFRGRTYDIGNRVDWLKTSLEFAMNDDEIRPELIEYLKNLIDGYR; encoded by the coding sequence ATGAAGGCAGTTATACCAGCAGCTGGCCTTGGGACCCGTTTTCTGCCTGCAACCAAGGCACAGCCCAAGGAGATGCTACCGGTCTTTGACAAGCCAACAATACAGTACGTTGTTGAGGAGGCAGTAGCCTCGGGTATAGATGATATACTCATAATAACAGGTAAGGGTAAGAGGTCGATTGAGGACCACTTTGACCGTTCATTTGAACTTGAATACTTCCTGAGAAAGAATAACAAGATGAATTACCTTGACGAGGTTGAGGCGATTTCAGACCTTGCAGACATCTACTTCGTGAGACAGAAGGAGCAGAAGGGCCTCGGGGATGCAATATACTGTGCAAGGAAACATATAGACGGTGAGGACGCCTTCGCTGTTCTCCTTGGGGACACCATAACATCATCAGGGGTCCCCTGCACGCGCCAGTTAATGGATATATATGAGAGGTACGGGGCATCTGCAATTGCAGTGGAGGAGGTCCCCAGGGATAAGGTGGAGCGATACGGTATCATAGATGGTGAAGAGGTCTCAGAGGGAATCTACAGCATAAGGGATATGGTTGAGAAGCCACCTGTAACTGAGGCGCCTTCAAACCTTGCCATAATGGGCAGGTACGTCCTTGAGAGTGAAATATTTGACCACATAAGGGAGGTACCACCTGGATTTGGTGGCGAGATACAGCTCACAGATGCCATGAGGTGCCTCGAGGAGGTCTATGGTTGCGTTTTCAGGGGACGGACCTATGATATTGGTAACAGGGTTGACTGGCTTAAAACATCCCTTGAGTTTGCAATGAACGATGATGAGATAAGGCCCGAGTTAATTGAATATCTGAAGAATCTCATTGATGGTTACCGGTAG
- a CDS encoding DUF167 domain-containing protein — protein MDCLREVGDDLLVNIEVSPASGKFGIPSYNEWRKRIEVKIHSPPQKGKANREIIKEFSETFGRDVEIVSGQKSRQKTIRIQGMGRDLFLKLVSEKFGLEIP, from the coding sequence ATGGACTGTCTTAGGGAGGTGGGTGATGACCTTCTTGTGAACATTGAGGTATCACCTGCATCGGGAAAATTTGGGATCCCATCCTACAATGAATGGCGGAAGAGGATTGAGGTGAAGATCCATTCACCCCCCCAGAAAGGGAAGGCAAACAGGGAGATAATAAAGGAATTCTCAGAGACCTTTGGAAGGGATGTTGAGATAGTGTCAGGGCAGAAGAGCCGTCAGAAGACAATCAGGATTCAGGGCATGGGAAGGGATCTCTTCCTGAAGCTGGTCTCAGAAAAATTTGGTCTTGAAATTCCATGA
- a CDS encoding DUF371 domain-containing protein, with protein sequence MRYTLRARGHPNVTAGHRTTFEVTVDPEIGETADCIIGVSSSDSISTLPDEMKRAIARESSLVRVILRTENGYDEIRGYGHPELTLDHPTDIVCRKSDYICSRTLMIRADKAAFDLDENLVRDLRKGRELKVEIIVEY encoded by the coding sequence TTGAGATATACTCTGAGGGCAAGGGGACATCCCAATGTCACAGCAGGCCACAGGACAACCTTTGAGGTCACTGTGGACCCTGAGATAGGTGAAACAGCAGACTGTATAATAGGTGTTTCATCATCTGATTCCATATCAACACTTCCCGATGAGATGAAGAGGGCCATAGCACGTGAATCATCACTGGTCAGGGTTATACTGAGGACAGAGAATGGTTATGATGAGATAAGGGGCTACGGGCACCCTGAACTCACCCTTGACCATCCAACAGATATAGTGTGCAGGAAGAGTGATTACATCTGCAGCAGGACGCTGATGATACGGGCTGATAAGGCGGCATTTGATCTTGATGAGAATCTTGTGAGGGATCTGAGGAAGGGCAGGGAACTCAAGGTTGAGATAATAGTCGAATATTAA
- a CDS encoding GIY-YIG nuclease family protein has product MKGTYCLIINCRGTERRIGSLGTVRFPPGFYVYVGSGFSSLEARIKRHLSSEKRRRWHIDHFLDGAEVECVLYTTDKRRLECAVSEKLHGEKSVRGFGCSDCSCKSHLHHFKNKNDATESVKRAFRELGAEVHEWGI; this is encoded by the coding sequence ATGAAGGGAACGTACTGTCTCATTATAAACTGCAGAGGGACTGAAAGGAGGATCGGAAGCCTTGGAACCGTGAGGTTCCCTCCAGGCTTCTATGTATATGTTGGTTCCGGCTTCAGCTCCCTTGAGGCGAGGATAAAAAGACACCTCAGCTCCGAGAAAAGGAGGAGGTGGCACATAGACCACTTCCTGGACGGTGCAGAGGTTGAATGTGTCCTCTACACAACAGATAAAAGAAGACTTGAGTGTGCAGTTTCAGAGAAGCTCCATGGAGAAAAATCTGTCAGGGGCTTCGGCTGTTCAGACTGTAGTTGCAAATCACACCTGCATCACTTCAAAAATAAAAATGATGCCACAGAATCTGTGAAGAGGGCCTTCAGGGAACTGGGAGCTGAGGTCCATGAATGGGGGATATGA
- the cfbC gene encoding Ni-sirohydrochlorin a,c-diamide reductive cyclase ATP-dependent reductase subunit: protein MKRIAIYGKGGIGKSTIVSNMAAAYSSEHRVLVIGCDPKADTTRTLYGERLPTVLDVLKENREPDVSEVIHTGFGGVRCVESGGPEPGVGCAGRGVIVAMNLLERLGVFREDIDVVIYDVLGDVVCGGFAVPLREDFADEVYIVTSGEYMSLYAANNIARGIRKLKGKLGGVICNCRGIRDEVEIVSEFASRIGSRLIGAVPRSNLVQESELEARTVIERFPESEQASVYRKLAEDIYRNTEFTVPEPMDQEEFEEFFRKFRVEG from the coding sequence ATGAAGAGGATAGCCATCTATGGTAAGGGAGGTATAGGTAAATCCACCATCGTCTCAAACATGGCAGCGGCTTATTCATCGGAGCACAGGGTCCTTGTGATAGGCTGTGACCCCAAGGCAGATACCACAAGGACACTCTATGGTGAGAGGCTCCCCACGGTTCTGGATGTGCTGAAGGAGAACAGAGAACCCGATGTTTCTGAGGTAATACACACAGGATTTGGGGGTGTAAGGTGCGTTGAATCAGGGGGCCCTGAACCAGGTGTGGGGTGTGCCGGGAGGGGCGTCATAGTTGCAATGAACCTCCTGGAAAGGCTTGGAGTATTCAGGGAGGACATTGATGTCGTTATCTATGATGTCCTTGGTGACGTTGTCTGCGGAGGCTTCGCAGTTCCCCTGAGGGAGGACTTTGCAGATGAGGTCTACATAGTTACATCCGGTGAGTACATGTCCCTTTACGCAGCCAACAACATTGCACGGGGCATAAGGAAGCTCAAGGGTAAACTTGGAGGTGTCATATGTAACTGCAGGGGCATCAGGGATGAGGTGGAAATCGTATCTGAATTTGCTTCAAGGATAGGTTCAAGGCTGATTGGAGCTGTGCCCAGAAGCAATCTTGTCCAGGAGAGTGAGCTTGAGGCCAGGACTGTCATAGAACGGTTCCCTGAGTCTGAACAGGCCTCTGTTTACAGGAAACTTGCGGAGGATATCTACAGGAACACTGAATTCACGGTACCCGAACCAATGGATCAGGAGGAGTTTGAGGAATTCTTCAGAAAATTCAGGGTTGAGGGTTAA
- a CDS encoding CBS domain-containing protein, with amino-acid sequence MIRVKDAMQSDVITVKRTSSIHDAARVLRENRISGAPVVDEDGKLVGIISEGDIMRLIEVHSPSLNLIMPSPLDLLELPLRMKHEYDEIARGIRKAAVMRVEEIMTPKVVTVPPHASVSDAAELMERHDIKRLPVIDENGRLAGIITRGDIIGAFVK; translated from the coding sequence ATGATAAGGGTAAAGGATGCTATGCAGAGCGATGTTATAACCGTTAAGAGAACCAGCAGTATCCATGATGCGGCAAGGGTACTCAGGGAGAACAGGATAAGCGGTGCCCCGGTTGTGGACGAGGACGGGAAACTTGTGGGTATCATCAGTGAGGGAGATATAATGAGGCTCATAGAGGTCCACTCCCCCAGCCTTAACCTCATCATGCCCTCACCACTGGACCTCCTTGAACTCCCCCTCCGCATGAAACACGAATATGATGAGATAGCGAGGGGTATAAGGAAGGCTGCGGTCATGCGCGTGGAGGAGATAATGACCCCTAAGGTTGTAACCGTGCCCCCACACGCCTCGGTCTCAGATGCAGCTGAGCTCATGGAAAGGCATGACATCAAGAGACTGCCAGTGATTGATGAGAATGGAAGGCTGGCCGGAATAATAACGAGGGGAGATATAATAGGGGCCTTTGTTAAGTGA
- a CDS encoding peptidase U32 family protein, which translates to MPELLSPAGDFSSLMAALRSGADAVYIGLEGCNMRARADNFRVSEVAEAVERAHDHGSRLYVCTNTALRDDDVERLKNIFPELHSAGVDAVIASDLAAVDLAAECGLDVHVSVQANITNTRTLTILRDMGVSRAILSRELSLREIAGIASASPVEVEVFVHGALCTAISGRCYLSSYLYGRSANCGDCLQPCRKSWRLVSEDGEFDLEVSASEAVRSYLLSPADLCMIEHIPELVDAGVHALKIEGRGRPADYVATVTGVYREALDRYLSGEWRFEERWLSELRKVFNRGFSTGFYFSEPENGSSGNISEYIKEDIGEVVNYYRKVGAARLRLWRPLRVGDEVIIQGKTTGALIQRVKSLQIEGESVEVAEGGEVGLLVEDRVRPGDLVYRRVKRPDS; encoded by the coding sequence ATGCCTGAACTCCTATCACCGGCCGGAGACTTTTCTTCCCTCATGGCAGCCCTCAGGTCAGGGGCGGATGCAGTCTACATTGGACTCGAGGGCTGCAACATGAGGGCCCGGGCAGATAACTTTAGGGTAAGTGAGGTTGCAGAGGCGGTGGAGAGGGCCCACGACCACGGCTCAAGACTATATGTCTGCACCAACACGGCCCTCAGGGATGATGATGTTGAGAGGCTCAAGAATATCTTTCCAGAACTCCACTCCGCAGGTGTTGATGCTGTCATAGCCTCTGACCTTGCAGCGGTGGACCTTGCAGCTGAATGCGGGCTGGATGTCCATGTAAGTGTACAGGCAAACATTACAAACACCCGTACACTCACCATACTCAGGGACATGGGGGTCTCAAGGGCTATACTCTCAAGGGAACTGTCCCTCAGAGAAATCGCAGGGATTGCGTCGGCTTCACCGGTTGAGGTTGAGGTCTTTGTTCACGGAGCCCTCTGCACCGCCATCTCAGGGAGGTGCTACCTGAGTTCCTACCTCTATGGCAGAAGTGCAAACTGTGGTGACTGCCTGCAGCCCTGCAGGAAGAGCTGGAGACTGGTATCCGAGGACGGTGAATTCGACCTTGAGGTGTCAGCTTCAGAGGCTGTAAGGAGCTACCTCCTGAGTCCCGCGGATCTCTGCATGATCGAGCACATACCTGAACTTGTTGATGCAGGTGTCCATGCACTTAAAATTGAGGGTCGAGGGCGCCCTGCTGATTACGTTGCAACGGTGACAGGTGTCTACAGGGAGGCCCTGGACAGGTACCTCAGTGGTGAGTGGAGATTTGAGGAGCGCTGGCTCAGTGAACTTAGAAAGGTCTTCAACAGGGGCTTCAGCACGGGATTCTATTTCAGCGAACCTGAGAACGGTAGCAGCGGAAACATATCCGAATACATCAAGGAGGACATTGGAGAGGTAGTTAATTACTACAGGAAGGTCGGTGCAGCAAGACTACGACTATGGAGACCCCTCAGGGTGGGTGATGAGGTTATAATCCAGGGAAAAACCACCGGGGCCCTCATACAGCGTGTTAAGTCCCTCCAGATAGAGGGGGAATCGGTAGAGGTGGCTGAAGGTGGGGAGGTTGGCCTCCTTGTTGAGGACAGGGTCCGGCCAGGGGATCTTGTCTACAGGAGAGTTAAGAGGCCTGATTCCTGA
- the purF gene encoding amidophosphoribosyltransferase gives MRDKCGIVGIYSQDKKTGVASQIYYALYALQHRGQESAGISTFNGNDILTHRGMGLVCDVFNPEKLEELKGNVGIGHVRYSTTGESRIENSQPFWSEFQGGKIAIAHNGDIINSMELREELEEEGHNFVSTTDSEVICHLLSREYDEKPNMIYSIKRVSEQLVGSYSLVVLLNQDLYVVRDPVGIKPLAFARKGSTQIVASETVAFDVIGAEHVRDVQPGEILHLNRGKSYWVANAPNTRRAHCMFEYVYFARPDSVIDGRNVYRVRLNIGEALYREHPANADVVVPVPDSSIPAAIGYSRASGIPYGEGLIKNRYVGRTFIMPTQEERETAVKLKMNPIRSELEGKRIVLIDDSIVRGTTSRALIDIIRDAGAEEIHLRIGCPPIKSPCYYGIAMATKKELIASTRNVEEIRRIIGVDSLGYLSIESLVECIGIKKGFLCTGCLDGDYPTPLPSDISEYEAMRSCSR, from the coding sequence GTGAGAGATAAATGCGGTATTGTAGGGATTTACTCACAGGATAAGAAAACCGGTGTGGCCTCCCAGATATATTATGCGCTCTACGCACTGCAGCACAGGGGACAGGAGTCTGCAGGGATCTCAACATTCAATGGGAACGATATACTGACACACAGGGGAATGGGGCTGGTCTGCGACGTCTTCAATCCTGAGAAGCTAGAGGAACTTAAGGGGAACGTCGGGATAGGACACGTGCGCTACTCAACCACAGGCGAATCAAGGATTGAGAATTCTCAGCCATTCTGGAGCGAATTTCAGGGAGGTAAAATTGCAATAGCCCACAATGGAGACATCATAAACTCCATGGAACTCCGGGAGGAACTCGAGGAGGAGGGTCACAACTTTGTCTCAACGACGGACTCAGAGGTCATCTGCCACCTCCTCAGCAGGGAATACGATGAGAAACCGAACATGATATACTCCATAAAGAGGGTTTCAGAGCAGCTGGTGGGATCATATTCCCTGGTGGTGCTTCTGAACCAGGACCTCTATGTCGTCAGGGACCCTGTGGGTATAAAACCACTGGCCTTTGCAAGGAAGGGCAGCACCCAGATCGTGGCCTCGGAGACCGTGGCCTTTGATGTCATAGGTGCCGAGCATGTAAGGGACGTCCAGCCCGGTGAGATACTCCACCTGAACCGGGGCAAATCCTACTGGGTTGCAAACGCCCCCAACACCAGGAGGGCCCACTGCATGTTTGAGTACGTCTACTTCGCAAGGCCGGACAGTGTAATCGACGGGCGCAACGTATACAGGGTCCGCCTCAATATTGGGGAGGCCCTCTACAGGGAGCACCCGGCCAACGCAGACGTGGTTGTACCCGTACCTGACTCATCCATCCCGGCGGCCATAGGATACTCAAGGGCCTCAGGGATACCCTACGGTGAGGGCCTGATAAAGAACAGGTACGTGGGTCGTACATTTATAATGCCGACCCAGGAGGAACGTGAAACAGCGGTTAAACTCAAGATGAACCCCATAAGGTCCGAACTTGAGGGTAAACGCATAGTACTCATCGATGACAGTATAGTGAGGGGGACAACCTCAAGGGCACTCATTGACATCATAAGGGATGCCGGGGCAGAGGAGATACATCTGAGGATAGGCTGCCCACCCATAAAGTCCCCGTGCTACTATGGCATAGCAATGGCAACGAAGAAGGAGCTCATAGCATCCACCAGGAACGTTGAGGAGATAAGGAGGATAATAGGTGTTGATTCCCTGGGCTACCTCAGCATCGAGTCCCTGGTGGAGTGCATAGGTATAAAGAAGGGATTCCTGTGCACGGGATGCCTTGACGGGGACTACCCCACACCCCTACCATCTGACATAAGTGAATATGAGGCCATGAGGTCCTGCTCCAGATGA
- a CDS encoding toprim domain-containing protein — translation MDNKGPVDVRIIVEGASDVESVSRALQRVSLGAKYHITISSIVPTTSLEIALRAVEGADIVLIATDVDQTGRELADKFREALRGHVGHIERMKLPYGHDVEYLDPDLIREEIENAIIRAGLQTLTGIRSLSDMKERLEECREKLDETVAENTALRDENTRLQGEVEAGNERIESLRGELSQLEEKFRLLEGEYSKLETRFSELEDKELLETFSITDLWRETFGEEPDDLERIYFVTDHIKPEGIILGQGSIAAPSREDAVEWLRIIKSALVFTEKDEESS, via the coding sequence ATGGATAATAAAGGCCCTGTTGATGTGCGGATAATTGTTGAGGGAGCCTCTGATGTTGAAAGCGTCTCGAGGGCGCTTCAGAGGGTGTCCCTCGGCGCCAAATACCACATAACCATATCATCCATAGTCCCAACAACAAGCCTTGAGATCGCCCTCAGGGCCGTTGAGGGTGCTGACATTGTCCTGATAGCAACGGATGTTGACCAGACAGGCAGGGAACTTGCAGATAAGTTCAGGGAAGCACTCAGGGGCCATGTTGGGCACATTGAACGGATGAAACTCCCCTATGGTCATGACGTGGAATACCTTGACCCGGACCTCATAAGGGAGGAAATAGAAAACGCCATCATAAGGGCCGGACTCCAGACACTCACAGGCATAAGGAGCCTCAGTGACATGAAGGAGAGGCTTGAAGAGTGCCGGGAGAAGCTGGATGAGACAGTTGCCGAAAACACTGCACTGAGGGATGAGAATACCCGGCTGCAGGGTGAAGTTGAGGCAGGTAATGAAAGGATAGAATCCCTCAGGGGGGAGCTGAGTCAGCTTGAGGAGAAATTCCGCCTCCTGGAGGGAGAGTACTCCAAACTCGAAACTCGTTTTTCTGAACTTGAAGATAAGGAACTTCTTGAGACCTTCTCAATCACGGACCTCTGGAGGGAAACCTTTGGAGAGGAACCCGATGACCTTGAGAGGATTTATTTTGTAACCGATCACATTAAACCCGAGGGTATAATCCTTGGACAGGGCTCAATAGCGGCGCCTTCACGGGAAGATGCGGTGGAGTGGCTCCGGATAATAAAATCGGCCCTGGTATTCACTGAAAAAGATGAAGAATCGTCCTAA
- a CDS encoding 50S ribosomal protein L37e — translation MKGTPSFGKRNKNLHIRCRRCGKNSYHVRKKVCAACGFGRSRRIRRYSWQNKKITGQRLK, via the coding sequence ATGAAAGGTACTCCATCATTTGGTAAGCGTAACAAGAATCTCCATATAAGATGCAGGAGATGCGGTAAAAACTCGTATCATGTACGTAAAAAGGTCTGCGCTGCATGCGGTTTCGGCAGATCCCGCAGAATAAGGCGCTACAGCTGGCAGAACAAAAAAATTACAGGCCAAAGGTTGAAATAA
- a CDS encoding LSm family protein, translating into MSSQRVNVQRPLDALGNSLNSPVIIKLKGDREFRGVLKSFDLHMNLVLNDAEELEDGEVTRRLGTVLIRGDNIVYISP; encoded by the coding sequence GTGAGTTCACAGAGAGTTAACGTACAGAGACCACTCGATGCCCTTGGAAATTCACTGAATTCCCCTGTGATCATAAAACTCAAGGGTGACAGGGAGTTCAGGGGAGTTCTAAAGAGCTTCGATCTCCACATGAACCTCGTGCTGAATGATGCAGAGGAGCTGGAGGATGGAGAGGTCACAAGAAGACTTGGAACCGTCCTTATACGTGGAGATAACATAGTGTACATATCCCCGTAG